The Nitrospirota bacterium genome includes a region encoding these proteins:
- a CDS encoding PEP-CTERM sorting domain-containing protein yields MNYIYHTNIYLLTDATAQNGGSNPVPITDVSFNGSSLSGTFSNQVDGYKPTPYSGINLGPVLDEFNLLNPGWQLLADVNPGANGYPGTTYIYTGIIQFNGALDGFDHFFTFADKGGDGTYSNGDDRFSPQTTSGVGVPVPEPSTLLLLGSGLVALGVIKRRKR; encoded by the coding sequence ATGAATTATATTTACCATACAAATATTTATCTGCTGACAGATGCCACGGCCCAGAACGGGGGATCGAATCCAGTTCCGATCACTGATGTAAGTTTTAATGGTAGTTCGTTGTCGGGTACCTTCTCAAATCAGGTTGATGGTTATAAACCGACACCATATTCAGGAATTAACCTTGGGCCGGTTCTCGATGAATTTAATTTACTCAACCCGGGCTGGCAACTCCTTGCAGATGTCAATCCTGGAGCCAATGGCTATCCAGGGACAACCTACATTTATACCGGCATCATACAGTTTAACGGTGCACTGGACGGATTTGACCACTTTTTTACATTTGCTGATAAAGGTGGAGATGGAACGTACAGTAATGGTGATGATAGATTTTCTCCCCAGACGACCAGTGGTGTAGGTGTCCCGGTTCCTGAACCTTCAACCTTACTTCTCCT